The Saprospiraceae bacterium genome includes the window TTTATAACTGATGACATCCCAATCATTGGTGTAATAAAGTTGGAGGTAACCATCAGGATGTACAAACTTGTCCCGAACCAGTCCTAACATTTCCGCCAACCGCTCCTTTACCAAGGGCGTTGGCAAAACTTGGTAGGCATTGGTCAAGGCTTCCAGGAGGTGAATGCTGGTGTTTTGGCCTTTCCAACTCCCTCCGCCCCAACCGAGGGCAAGGCGTTCAGGGCTATCTTTGGAGGCTTTTGCTAAGGCATCGTCCAAGAAAACCAAATTGAAATACCCTAGTTCCTTCGGGTCGTGGGCCCTTTCTTCTAGCCAGTCAAAGGTCTTTTTTACCCAACTGATAACAGCTGGATCTTTATTGATTTTGGCATATTCAGCAAAAGCATAAAGGACAAAAGCATTGGCGTAGGTAAGGTGATAAGCCGTAGTTGGCGTAGGATTTTCGGGTGTCCAATTGAGGTAGAAGCCGCCGTTTTTTGCATCCCACAGGGTGGTAGTCAAAAAATCGAAGCCATGGTCCGCCGCCGCTCTCAGCATTTCATTTTCAGGATAAAATTGAACCATACGGGCAGCCGTCCAAAGTCCCCGGGCTTGGGTAACCAACATCTTTGCCTGCTGATCCGACTGGCGCCAGTCAAATTCAAAATTAGTCCAATAACCACCATTAATGGTATCTACAATTCGGGGATACCATTTAGTGATCAGTGTTGTTAGCTCCGATTCGATATCGGCGGTAGGGATGCCCAAAAACTGGGAGGCTTTCTCCTCTTTGGGGGCTGCTGACTGGCAAGAAAACAGCCAAAACAACAGGAGAAAAAGGCTTGGTAGTGGTAGCTTGATATTCATATTTATTAAGTAGATTTTCCTTAAAAATAGGCAATTCTGTTTATTGGTTTATGATTAATTAGGAGTGATTAAGGAAATGTTTTGCCAAGCACACTTGCAAGGCTAATTTCCGTATTGCAACCTATTATCAAAACTATATTTTTGGAATAGGTAAAACACTATAAAATAACTACCTTTAAGTCACCAACTTTAGCATGAATAAAATATAAAATGAAGCTATTACTAAAACTATTAATGCTCTTCTTTTTCATTGCCTTTTGTGGCTATACTTATGGCCAAAATACGAATGCCGTCAAGATCACTGCTACTTTTCAAAAAGAGCCCATTGTCTCCATTCTAGATCAATTAGCCCAAAAATATCCGCTCCATTTTTACTATAAGGAGGAAGACCTTCCAGACACCACCTATACGCTCTTTTTTAGGGATGCTAGTCTGAATGAGGTAATGAAACAGCTCTTGGCGGGTACCCAGCTTGGGTATTTTAATTACCGAACTTATAATATCATTATTGCCCCCCAGTCCTTTATTGATGAATCTTTCTCTGCTGCATTTTATGCTACCATAGAAAATAATTTGCAGGACATAGGGCAATCTGAAGAAAAGCAACCCGACCTCATTATTGGAGATATGGGAACCCTTCAGCCCAATGGGAAGGCCCGGGTAATTGGCGAAATTTTGGAAACCGATACGGAAGAGCCCATTATTGGCGCTACCGTTTATTGGACAGATTTGGATGTAGGAACAGCGACGGATGCAGAAGGGAAATTTGACATAGAAATCCCAAGTGGAAGACATGATCTCATTGTCCAATACGTTGGCTATGAAGACTATAAAAAGTCAATAGCTGTTTTAGGAGATGGTCGTTTGGCCATTAATCTGGATAAAGCAGCCATCAACCTAAAGGAGGTATTGGTGAGGGCGGAAGCACAGGATGTGAATATTGAAAGTGCTCAAATCGGGGTAGATCGCCTGGATGTAAAATCCATCAAAAAGCTACCCAGTTTCCTGGGGGAGGTCGATGTTGTCAAGAGTTTATTATTGCAACCCGGCGTAAGTACGATTGGTGAGGGGGCAATCGGGTTTAATGTCCGCGGTGGAGAGGTGGATCAAAATCTACTTATGCAGGATGATGGTATGCTCTTTAACTCTTCCCATGCACTTGGCTTTTTCAGTACCTTTAACCCTGAACTTATAAGTTATGTCACCTTATATAAAGGGAATCTTCCTGCACAGTTTGGTGGACGGCTGGCTTCGGTATTAGATGTAGAGATGCGGGATGGAAGTTTTCAACAATATAGTGTAAAAGGCGGATTGGGGTTGGTATCCAGTAAAATCAACCTGGAAGGCCCCATTAAAAAAGATAAAGCTTCCTTTATCACGGGGTTTCGCAGTAGCTATTCAGATTGGGTACTTGGCCTCATCAAAGTACCAGAAGTAAAAAGAAGTTCTGCTACCTTCTATGATTTCAATTTTAGATATACCCATCGGATTGATGAAAAAAACACCTTGACTGCTTCTATTTACACAACCAAAGACCGCTTCACCTACAATGAGCTCTTTGGTTATGAATACAGCACCATGATGGGGCAAATCATTTACCGGAAAATTTTCTCCGATAAATTATTTTCGAAACTTTCGCTTACCGCTAGTCGCTATGAAAGCACCCAATTGGATTTAGATGGTACGGACGCCCTGGAGTTAGACAATGATGTCGGTTATTACAAACTCAAGGAACAATTGACCTATACCGTCTCCAGAGACCTTCAATTGGATGCAGGTATCTCCTCTATTTTGTACCAAATCAATCCAGGTGCGCTACGTCCTTCTGGGCCGATCTCGCAAATCAAAGCAAAGGCACTGGAAAGGGAACAAGGTCTTGAGTCTGCTCTTTTTATAAATGCCAATTGGACCTTATCTCCTGCCTGGGCCGTTTCTGGTGGTTTGAGGGTTGGCATCTATAATGCTTTGGGGCCTCAAACGGTTTTTCAATACCTTGATCCTGAAAATCCTAGTTTGGATAATTTACTTGATTCTACGCGTTATAATGGGACTAAAATTATCGCTACTTACGCCAGTATAGAACCTAGGGTCTCCTTTCGTTATCGACTTAATCCTGGTGCCTCTATTAAGGCGGGTTATAGCCGAACCGCTCAGTTTATTAACCTAATTGCAAATACCAATACGCCGACACCAAGTAGCCAATGGCAACTCAGCAACGACTATATTCAACCCCTTCGGTCTCACAATTTCTCGGTAGGGTATTTTCAAAATTACAACAATAATAATTGGGAATTATCTGCCGAAATCTATGGGCGTTTAATTGACGATCTATTTGACTACCAAGATTTTGCAGATTTAACGGTGAATGATTTTCTGGAAACTGAGCTGCTGAAAGGCATCGGTCGCGCCTACGGCTTAGAAGTCAGTGTAAAGAAAAAACAGGGTCGGATAAATGGCTTTTTCAGCTATACACTATCCAAAACAGAAAAGAAAATCGAAGGGATTAACAACAAAAATTGGTTCCCTAGTAGTTTTGACAAACCGCATGACTTGAGCTTCCTTCTGAATATCCAGGCCAACCAACGAAATACCCTTACTTTTAATTTTGTTTACGGGACAGGGCGGCCAACGACGGCACCGATCGCCTCTTATCGGGAAGCTAATGGACTTATTGTACCTATTTATTCAGATCGAAACCAGCTTAGAATTCCTGATTACCATCGGTTAGATCTGGCCTATACTATGGGACAAGGGTACAACCTAACCAAAAAATTCAAAACGAGTTGGACGGTTTCGCTTTATAATGTTTATAGTCGACAAAATGCTTTTTCTGTCTTTTTTACACAGAAACCATTTCAATCGCCCATTGCCAATAAATTATCTATACTTGGAAATATCTTCCCTGCTTTAACTTTCAATTTCGAGACCATATGATTTACCTCAAAAAAATTAAAGCATATGCTATTTCCATGGTATTGCTTTTATATAGCAGCTGCCTTAGTGAAATTCAATTAGAGGCGCCCAAAATAGACATTCAGAGCTTAGCCATCACTGCAAGCCTTTTTCATGGGGCACCTTCTATCGTTTCCGTAAACCTTTCTAGGGTTGCCAACTTTATTGAGTTTGACTTTCCTAGTCCTGAGAATGACGCTATCGTTCTTTTGGTGGATGAAAATGGACGACGGCAGTACATTCCTAATGTTGCCAATGGATATTACGAATTAAAAATAGTTGAAGCTATCCAAGAATTTCCAATTGCAATAGGAAAATCCTATCAAATTCAGGTGATTACGGGGGAAGGGAAAACCTATGCCTCTACCTTTGAACCGCTTCAAGCGGTGCCCAAACCTAGCGGAATAAGCCTCGCTACCGAAAAAAAACAAGTCATCAATGAGTCTGGGAATATTGTAGACCAACAATTTATTCGTTTTTTCATAGATACTCCCATCACCAAACCTGATAATTCAGGAAAAGCCATTCTCAAATGGGATATAGAAGGGACCTATAAATTTGTAGAATCCACTCCAGATGGTCCATCAATTCCAAACGTCAGAACTTGTTACATTAAAGAAATTTTACAAAGAGAACGCCCTGTTATCTTTAATGGCAAGGAAAGTAGTAAAGCAGTATTGTCGCAGCATTTCATTATAGAAGAGCCTTTAGATCACCGGTTCTCCAGGGGTTTTTACTTAACCGTATTCCAACAATCTATCAGTGAGGGAGCCGTAAAATATTGGGATCAAATTAGAAAAGTCGTTGATCTCAATGGCAATTTTTTTGAATCGCCCCCAGGGAAAATCAGAGGTAATTTTCAAAATATTGATGATAGCCAGGAAGATGTGTTTGGTTATTTTTATGCCGCTCAACAAGATACCATCAGGGTTTTTGTACCTCAATCTGTGATTGGAGAAACGATATTTCCTTTATGCCCTGGTACGATCCAAGCTGGTCAGGAGCCGCCATTCAGTACCTGCTATAATTGCCTAAGTATCCCCAATAGTAGCACCCAAAAACCGTATTATTGGATTGAATAATCAGCTGCCTATGAAAGTTAAAACGTTCCATTTTTTTTATTCCACTTCATGGAAACTTCAAGTGGGTTTCATTTTACTACTCATGCTGCCCGCCTGTCTAACAAAAATATCGTTAGACGTACCAGCAACCAATTCTCCAAATTTAGCGATTACTGCATTTTTGCTCAAAGAAAATCCATCTAACCTAAACGTAACGGTTGCCAAAGTGTCTAATTTTGTGGCCAACGACTTCCCTGAGCCTATTACCAATGCTGTCGTAAAACTGATAGCCCAGGGGGGGGCAGAAGTGCAGATTCCTCATACGGCGAAGGGACAATACGAGCGGGAATTTCCGACAGATGACCCGTCCTTTCTTATTGAAGTCGGACAATCGTATCAAGTTCAGGTGGTCACAGCAGAAGGGAAAACATATGCTTCTACCTTTGAGCACCTCCATGCTGTACCAAAACCAACGGGGCTCTCCTTTACAGTGGAGAACAGACAAACGATCAATGAAATAAAAAACATTGTTAATCAACAATTTATCCGCTTTTATATCTATACACCGCTTAGCCTCCCTGGAAGTGAAGAAAAAGCCGTTTTTAAATGGAATGTGGAAGGAACCTACCGGTTTATAGAGCCATTGATAACGGTAGGTGTTCCCAATAGTAGAATATGTTATATTACTAATATTATGCAAAGGGATCAACCCATTGTCTTTAATGGCCTTGAAAGTAGTCAGTCGGTACTCAACCAACACTATTTAATGGAAGAAAAAATGGATTATCGCTTTTCTCAGGGATTTTATATTAGTGTTTTTCAACAATCTATTTCGGAAAGCGCTTTTATTTATTGGAATCAAATTGATAAAATAGTTGGGCTTTCCGGTAATTTTTTTGATGCTTCGCCAGGTAAAATTAAAGGTAACTTTCACAATTTAGAAGATAGTACGGAAGATGTTTTCGGCTATTTTTATACGGCTAGCCAAGATACCATTAGAATGTTTATCTCCCAAAGTGAATTTGAGGTAGCACCGAAGGCTATTTGCCCGGTAGAGGTGCCAAACATAGATAGTATCCCCCCTGGTTGTGAAAACTGCCTTGAAATTCCGAACAGTACCTTACAAAGACCTGCTTTTTGGATCGAATAAAAAAAATACCAACTGATGAAGTTTGCGTTCATTTCTTTTTTATTGTGTTTTTCTGCTTTACTCTTCATGAGTGTTTCCATGGAGGAAGAAACGATTATTGTCCACCTAGACAAGCCATTTTATGTAGGTGGAGAAACGATTTGGTACCAGGTTTACCTCCCCAAGGCATTTGAGGGACAGGAAGTGGCGCTCAAAGTTGGGATAGCCGACGATGAAGGGCGCTATTTGAATGATCATTTTGTCAAAACGGGTGGTAAAACCTATTTAAATGGCTATTTCAAAATTCCTTATGAATTAAGTCCAAAAGTTTATCACTTTTTGCTCTTGGGAACAGATAAAACAAGTAAACAAAAAATAAAATTGGGGGAATGCTTTGTTCCCATTTATAGTGACTTAAATATCGAAGCGAACAATACCCTAAGCCTCAACCCGCCAAATACCCCAGCTACTGCCCTAAATGAATTGGCTATCGCTGTGGACTTGAGCGAAAATAGCTACCAGCAAAGAGAAGATATTAAGGTGACCGTAAAAGTAACCGACAAGCAAGGGAAACCAAGCCCAAGTGTGATCTCTGTTGCCGTAAAAGATGCGGGACTTATACAAACAGGAGGTTATCCGTCCACTTCCATTTACCTTTTCCCATTAACTACCCCGAATCTCGTAGTTAGCCTTGATAGTGCGATTTACATTACCGGGCAGGTACAAACGCTAAGTGGAAAGCCTTGGTCTTCCGTCATCTTAGGCGCTTACTCCAACCAAGAATCTCGTTTTTATTTTACCCAATCTAACGAAATGGGCTTTTTTGCACTTCC containing:
- a CDS encoding AGE family epimerase/isomerase, with the protein product MNIKLPLPSLFLLLFWLFSCQSAAPKEEKASQFLGIPTADIESELTTLITKWYPRIVDTINGGYWTNFEFDWRQSDQQAKMLVTQARGLWTAARMVQFYPENEMLRAAADHGFDFLTTTLWDAKNGGFYLNWTPENPTPTTAYHLTYANAFVLYAFAEYAKINKDPAVISWVKKTFDWLEERAHDPKELGYFNLVFLDDALAKASKDSPERLALGWGGGSWKGQNTSIHLLEALTNAYQVLPTPLVKERLAEMLGLVRDKFVHPDGYLQLYYTNDWDVISYKDSSRQFILDHLRDDHVSFGHDIETAFLLLEASETLYGEKDERTMLVAKRMLDHTLKTGFDHDYLGLFDKGYYFKGVDTIEILGKEKTWWAEAEAWHSLALFSLLYPENKDYPYAFRQMWTYLQENIIDHAHGGWYGRGIDENPDSKNERKAHAWKGAYHNGRSLVQVLEYARGVE
- a CDS encoding DUF4249 family protein, whose product is MKVKTFHFFYSTSWKLQVGFILLLMLPACLTKISLDVPATNSPNLAITAFLLKENPSNLNVTVAKVSNFVANDFPEPITNAVVKLIAQGGAEVQIPHTAKGQYEREFPTDDPSFLIEVGQSYQVQVVTAEGKTYASTFEHLHAVPKPTGLSFTVENRQTINEIKNIVNQQFIRFYIYTPLSLPGSEEKAVFKWNVEGTYRFIEPLITVGVPNSRICYITNIMQRDQPIVFNGLESSQSVLNQHYLMEEKMDYRFSQGFYISVFQQSISESAFIYWNQIDKIVGLSGNFFDASPGKIKGNFHNLEDSTEDVFGYFYTASQDTIRMFISQSEFEVAPKAICPVEVPNIDSIPPGCENCLEIPNSTLQRPAFWIE
- a CDS encoding DUF4249 family protein, whose translation is MIYLKKIKAYAISMVLLLYSSCLSEIQLEAPKIDIQSLAITASLFHGAPSIVSVNLSRVANFIEFDFPSPENDAIVLLVDENGRRQYIPNVANGYYELKIVEAIQEFPIAIGKSYQIQVITGEGKTYASTFEPLQAVPKPSGISLATEKKQVINESGNIVDQQFIRFFIDTPITKPDNSGKAILKWDIEGTYKFVESTPDGPSIPNVRTCYIKEILQRERPVIFNGKESSKAVLSQHFIIEEPLDHRFSRGFYLTVFQQSISEGAVKYWDQIRKVVDLNGNFFESPPGKIRGNFQNIDDSQEDVFGYFYAAQQDTIRVFVPQSVIGETIFPLCPGTIQAGQEPPFSTCYNCLSIPNSSTQKPYYWIE
- a CDS encoding TonB-dependent receptor, yielding MKLLLKLLMLFFFIAFCGYTYGQNTNAVKITATFQKEPIVSILDQLAQKYPLHFYYKEEDLPDTTYTLFFRDASLNEVMKQLLAGTQLGYFNYRTYNIIIAPQSFIDESFSAAFYATIENNLQDIGQSEEKQPDLIIGDMGTLQPNGKARVIGEILETDTEEPIIGATVYWTDLDVGTATDAEGKFDIEIPSGRHDLIVQYVGYEDYKKSIAVLGDGRLAINLDKAAINLKEVLVRAEAQDVNIESAQIGVDRLDVKSIKKLPSFLGEVDVVKSLLLQPGVSTIGEGAIGFNVRGGEVDQNLLMQDDGMLFNSSHALGFFSTFNPELISYVTLYKGNLPAQFGGRLASVLDVEMRDGSFQQYSVKGGLGLVSSKINLEGPIKKDKASFITGFRSSYSDWVLGLIKVPEVKRSSATFYDFNFRYTHRIDEKNTLTASIYTTKDRFTYNELFGYEYSTMMGQIIYRKIFSDKLFSKLSLTASRYESTQLDLDGTDALELDNDVGYYKLKEQLTYTVSRDLQLDAGISSILYQINPGALRPSGPISQIKAKALEREQGLESALFINANWTLSPAWAVSGGLRVGIYNALGPQTVFQYLDPENPSLDNLLDSTRYNGTKIIATYASIEPRVSFRYRLNPGASIKAGYSRTAQFINLIANTNTPTPSSQWQLSNDYIQPLRSHNFSVGYFQNYNNNNWELSAEIYGRLIDDLFDYQDFADLTVNDFLETELLKGIGRAYGLEVSVKKKQGRINGFFSYTLSKTEKKIEGINNKNWFPSSFDKPHDLSFLLNIQANQRNTLTFNFVYGTGRPTTAPIASYREANGLIVPIYSDRNQLRIPDYHRLDLAYTMGQGYNLTKKFKTSWTVSLYNVYSRQNAFSVFFTQKPFQSPIANKLSILGNIFPALTFNFETI